The Ictalurus furcatus strain D&B chromosome 5, Billie_1.0, whole genome shotgun sequence genome includes a region encoding these proteins:
- the pcbp2 gene encoding poly(rC)-binding protein 2 — protein MDSSVIEGGLNVTLTIRLLMHGKEVGSIIGKKGESVKKMREESGARINISEGNCPERIITLAGPTTAIFKAFSMIIDKLEEDISSSMSNSTATSKPPVTLRIVVPASQCGSLIGKGGCKIKEIRESTGAQVQVAGDMLPNSTERAITIAGTPLSIIECVKQICVVMLESPPKGVTIPYRPKPSGSPVIFAGGQAYAVQGQHAIPQPDLTKLHQLAMQQSPFPLAPSSQGFTAGMDATTQTGSHELTIPNDLIGCIIGRQGAKINEIRQMSGAQIKIANPVEGSNDRQVTITGSPASISLAEYLINARLSSEATGLATN, from the exons ATGGACTCCAGCGTGATTGAAGGTGGACTCAATGTCACTCTCACCATCAGGCTGCTTATGCATGGTAAAGAGGTTGGAAGCATTATTGGAAAG AAAGGTGAATCAGTGAAGAAGATGCGAGAAGAG AGTGGCGCTCGCATCAACATCTCAGAAGGGAACTGCCCAGAGCGCATCATCACCCTGGCAGGACCCACCACTGCCATTTTTAAAGCCTTCTCCATGATCATTGATAAACTCGAAGAG GATATTAGCAGTTCCATGTCCAATAGTACAGCCACCTCAAAGCCTCCTGTCACACTGCGCATTGTTGTGCCGGCCAGCCAGTGTGGTTCTCTTATCGGTAAAGGTGGCTGCAAGATCAAAGAGATCAGAGAG TCAACGGGAGCTCAGGTACAGGTGGCAGGGGACATGCTGCCTAACTCCACTGAAAGAGCCATTACCATTGCTGGGACACCGCTCTCCATCATCGAGTGTGTCAAACAAATCTGTGTTGTCATGCTGGAG TCTCCTCCCAAAGGTGTCACCATCCCGTATCGACCCAAACCCTCAGGTTCGCCTGTTATCTTTGCTGGAGGACAG GCATATGCGGTGCAGGGACAGCATGCCATTCCCCAACCTGAT ctcaCTAAACTTCACCAATTGGCAATGCAGCAAAGTCCGTTTCCTCTGGCCCCAAGTAGCCAGGGATTCACTG CTGGCATGGATGCCACCACACAGACCGGCTCTCATGAACTAACCATTCCAAATGAC TTGATTGGCTGCATCATTGGCCGTCAAGGTGCCAAGATAAATGAGATTCGCCAGATGTCAGGAGCTCAGATCAAGATCGCCAATCCTGTTGAAGGCTCCAACGACCGCCAAGTCACCATCACTGGCTCCCCAGCCAGCATCAGCTTGGCTGAATACCTCATCAATGCTAG ACTTTCTTCTGAGGCAACAGGACTGGCTACAAACTGA